One region of Anthonomus grandis grandis chromosome 22, icAntGran1.3, whole genome shotgun sequence genomic DNA includes:
- the LOC126748365 gene encoding uncharacterized protein LOC126748365 isoform X7 — protein MFWNDCGCKLHSEYRSTYRWHEYTGPRQDVVRKAPMQNGIPPSGGTTEIVDIKPPKEDEFVTDSVSKQEPVMPRRKKYPDLAYRHHEFLVNDGVTENKGIDSRARSEERFGPNWRPSRRSKSEGPRRSGKAKEPELEIDPGERRRESDPDCDNMQGRENGLLRKAISKISTEYRRQFAWPPGYSSKDEIDGAPRKSQSMGALKANANAMVHKKRIDVHNKDASELEPLVDDRANQEKAREELNNFSDADLMDNDASWYREVVELRKKAGEYKHRGWGSELAPERLSDIYNKQVELWDQVSRRSSLSALSLASHMTKSYTKEDKEEDNNRKSSPTKAYRNAENNARMIRDIIRHHLERTTGGSEFDGLILSPTREKLEPTIPKKDEDSRGSQKNSPKKSSPLKTSSKRGSQKGKEGKNYLVRSQSVGPTSENKEKQSPKRQSRSTVKGGRKSTSNTPSNKRPRPSSLNTTASSRSKSSSVTKNEDDRLAKTNKNKSLGMIDSSKQNRKGTHEASEQPKSEQTPTEMKKNQENDQLDSLEYEPVIKSPPEPTRVKSPEQIIMRSPDPVNWTVPLDTGKTFTVTQNVRDGDPGSRPQSEVKAWTPPEVPPPVAQSAPPTLAEGQASLS, from the exons ttGCACTCCGAATATCGGAGTACTTACCGATGGCATGAATATACGGGGCCACGTCAGGATGTAGTACGGAAAGCTCCCATGCAGAATGGTATACCTCCTTCGGGAGGTACCACTGAAATCGTAGATATTAAACCGCCGAAGGAGGACGAATTTGTAACTGATTCTG TTTCAAAGCAGGAGCCAGTAATGCCCCGCAGGAAAAAGTATCCCGACCTAGCTTATCGTCATCACGAATTTCTTGTAAACGATGGGGTGACTGAAAATAAGGGAATCGATTCCAGAGCTAGG tCGGAAGAGAGGTTCGGGCCCAATTGGAGGCCTTCAAGACGCAGCAAGTCGGAGGGACCGCGCAGGTCTGGAAAAGCTAAAGAACCTGAACTTGAAATTGATCCCGGGGAGCGCAGGAGAGAGTCTGACCCTGACTGCGATAATATG caGGGTCGGGAAAATGGCCTTCTGCGCAAAGCAATATCAAAAATAAGTACTGAGTACCGGCGGCAATTTGCCTGGCCTCCAGGTTATTCTAGTAAGGATGAAATAGATGGAGCTCCTAGAAAATCTCAATCTATGGGAGCTTTGAAGGCTAATGCTAATGCTATGGTTCATAAGAAAAGGATTGACGTGCACAATAAAGATG cAAGCGAATTGGAACCATTAGTAGACGATCGTGCGAACCAAGAAAAGGCTAGAGAAGAACTAAACA ATTTTTCTGATGCAGACTTGATGGATAATGATGCGTCTTGGTACCGTGAAGTTGTTGAGCTTCGCAAAAAAGCCGGAGAATATAAG catAGAGGCTGGGGATCAGAGCTTGCACCTGAACGGTTATCggacatttataataaacaagTCGAGTTGTGGGATCAAGTATCCAGAAGAAGTTCCTTATCGGCTTTGTCACTGGCTTCGCACATGACGAAGTCTTACACCAAGGAagacaaagaagaagacaatAATAGAAAAAGTTCTCCCACGAAGGCGTATAGGAATGCCGAGAATAACGCCCGTATGATTAGGGATATTATTAGGCACCACTTGGAACGAACCACTGGTGGGTCTG AATTTGATGGTTTGATTCTATCGCCAACTAGAGAGAAATTAGAGCCAACTATTCCTAAAAAGGATGAGGATTCCCGAGGATCTCAAAAAAATAGCCCTAAGAAAAGCTCACCATTAAAGACTTCAAGTAAACGCGGAAGCCAAAAAGGAAaagaaggtaaaaattatttag TTCGCTCTCAGTCAGTTGGGCCTACATCGGAGAATAAAGAAAAGCAATCACCCAAGAGACAATCTAGGTCTACTGTCAAAGGAGGAAGAAAATCTACATCTAACACCCCTTCCAATAAGAGACCACGCCCCT CATCCCTGAACACAACTGCCTCATCCCGCTCTAAATCAAGTTCGGTAACTAAAAACGAAGATGATAGATTGgccaaaacaaataaaaataaatcattaggtATGATAGACTCATCTAAGCAAAACCGAAAAGGAACACACGAAG CTTCTGAACAACCAAAGTCTGAACAAACGCCAACTGAAATGAAAAAGAATCAAGAAAACGATCAACTAGACAGCCTTGAATACGAACCAGTAATTAAATCGCCTCCAGAGCCAACAAGAGTTAAATCTCCTGAGCAAATAATCATGAGATCTCCGGATCCCGTGAACTGGACTGTGCCTCTGGACACTGGAAAGACGTTCACCGTTACCCAAAATGTTCGTGACG GTGATCCAGGTAGTCGCCCGCAGAGTGAGGTAAAGGCCTGGACACCCCCAGAAGTACCCCCACCGGTGGCCCAATCAGCGCCCCCAACCTTAGCAGAAGGACAAGCCAGCTTGTCATAA
- the LOC126748365 gene encoding uncharacterized protein LOC126748365 isoform X6, whose protein sequence is MFWNDCGCKQLHSEYRSTYRWHEYTGPRQDVVRKAPMQNGIPPSGGTTEIVDIKPPKEDEFVTDSVSKQEPVMPRRKKYPDLAYRHHEFLVNDGVTENKGIDSRARSEERFGPNWRPSRRSKSEGPRRSGKAKEPELEIDPGERRRESDPDCDNMQGRENGLLRKAISKISTEYRRQFAWPPGYSSKDEIDGAPRKSQSMGALKANANAMVHKKRIDVHNKDASELEPLVDDRANQEKAREELNNFSDADLMDNDASWYREVVELRKKAGEYKHRGWGSELAPERLSDIYNKQVELWDQVSRRSSLSALSLASHMTKSYTKEDKEEDNNRKSSPTKAYRNAENNARMIRDIIRHHLERTTGGSEFDGLILSPTREKLEPTIPKKDEDSRGSQKNSPKKSSPLKTSSKRGSQKGKEGKNYLVRSQSVGPTSENKEKQSPKRQSRSTVKGGRKSTSNTPSNKRPRPSSLNTTASSRSKSSSVTKNEDDRLAKTNKNKSLGMIDSSKQNRKGTHEASEQPKSEQTPTEMKKNQENDQLDSLEYEPVIKSPPEPTRVKSPEQIIMRSPDPVNWTVPLDTGKTFTVTQNVRDGDPGSRPQSEVKAWTPPEVPPPVAQSAPPTLAEGQASLS, encoded by the exons cagttGCACTCCGAATATCGGAGTACTTACCGATGGCATGAATATACGGGGCCACGTCAGGATGTAGTACGGAAAGCTCCCATGCAGAATGGTATACCTCCTTCGGGAGGTACCACTGAAATCGTAGATATTAAACCGCCGAAGGAGGACGAATTTGTAACTGATTCTG TTTCAAAGCAGGAGCCAGTAATGCCCCGCAGGAAAAAGTATCCCGACCTAGCTTATCGTCATCACGAATTTCTTGTAAACGATGGGGTGACTGAAAATAAGGGAATCGATTCCAGAGCTAGG tCGGAAGAGAGGTTCGGGCCCAATTGGAGGCCTTCAAGACGCAGCAAGTCGGAGGGACCGCGCAGGTCTGGAAAAGCTAAAGAACCTGAACTTGAAATTGATCCCGGGGAGCGCAGGAGAGAGTCTGACCCTGACTGCGATAATATG caGGGTCGGGAAAATGGCCTTCTGCGCAAAGCAATATCAAAAATAAGTACTGAGTACCGGCGGCAATTTGCCTGGCCTCCAGGTTATTCTAGTAAGGATGAAATAGATGGAGCTCCTAGAAAATCTCAATCTATGGGAGCTTTGAAGGCTAATGCTAATGCTATGGTTCATAAGAAAAGGATTGACGTGCACAATAAAGATG cAAGCGAATTGGAACCATTAGTAGACGATCGTGCGAACCAAGAAAAGGCTAGAGAAGAACTAAACA ATTTTTCTGATGCAGACTTGATGGATAATGATGCGTCTTGGTACCGTGAAGTTGTTGAGCTTCGCAAAAAAGCCGGAGAATATAAG catAGAGGCTGGGGATCAGAGCTTGCACCTGAACGGTTATCggacatttataataaacaagTCGAGTTGTGGGATCAAGTATCCAGAAGAAGTTCCTTATCGGCTTTGTCACTGGCTTCGCACATGACGAAGTCTTACACCAAGGAagacaaagaagaagacaatAATAGAAAAAGTTCTCCCACGAAGGCGTATAGGAATGCCGAGAATAACGCCCGTATGATTAGGGATATTATTAGGCACCACTTGGAACGAACCACTGGTGGGTCTG AATTTGATGGTTTGATTCTATCGCCAACTAGAGAGAAATTAGAGCCAACTATTCCTAAAAAGGATGAGGATTCCCGAGGATCTCAAAAAAATAGCCCTAAGAAAAGCTCACCATTAAAGACTTCAAGTAAACGCGGAAGCCAAAAAGGAAaagaaggtaaaaattatttag TTCGCTCTCAGTCAGTTGGGCCTACATCGGAGAATAAAGAAAAGCAATCACCCAAGAGACAATCTAGGTCTACTGTCAAAGGAGGAAGAAAATCTACATCTAACACCCCTTCCAATAAGAGACCACGCCCCT CATCCCTGAACACAACTGCCTCATCCCGCTCTAAATCAAGTTCGGTAACTAAAAACGAAGATGATAGATTGgccaaaacaaataaaaataaatcattaggtATGATAGACTCATCTAAGCAAAACCGAAAAGGAACACACGAAG CTTCTGAACAACCAAAGTCTGAACAAACGCCAACTGAAATGAAAAAGAATCAAGAAAACGATCAACTAGACAGCCTTGAATACGAACCAGTAATTAAATCGCCTCCAGAGCCAACAAGAGTTAAATCTCCTGAGCAAATAATCATGAGATCTCCGGATCCCGTGAACTGGACTGTGCCTCTGGACACTGGAAAGACGTTCACCGTTACCCAAAATGTTCGTGACG GTGATCCAGGTAGTCGCCCGCAGAGTGAGGTAAAGGCCTGGACACCCCCAGAAGTACCCCCACCGGTGGCCCAATCAGCGCCCCCAACCTTAGCAGAAGGACAAGCCAGCTTGTCATAA